The Zymobacter palmae DNA window CTTTATGAACGCTTCGAGCGTCAACGGGCACAGCTGACACTGCTGCCGCTTCAGCAGCAGCTCGACACACTGCACAACCGCTTGCAGCGCGCTCAACACCAAGGATTGGCACGCTATCAGCAACGGCTGGCGTTCTTGATGCACCGATTGGATGGCGTAAGCCCGCTACAAACCCTCAAGCGCGGCTATGCCGTCGTGCGCAGCGGTCAGCAGGTCATCACACAAGTCGAAGAAGTCAGCATTGGCCAAACACTCGACGTCGAGCTGGACAACGGTACGCTGCACGTCAAGGTCGAGGAGCAGCAGTTCAAGGCATAAGGTCTGACCTCATGCCCTGACGGCTGCCTCTATATTAGGCGCTGCATATACCGTCAACGCCGCCACCCACAACGACGTAGCTCACTCTCGAATCCACCGCTATTGCCGTGCCATACGTTACGGCTAGCGAGTGGCGCCTACCGGTCGCCCGCTCATTACAGCTTCGATATGAGCCAGCTCATCCAGCTTGCGCTGCAACTCGGCATTCTGCCGTTCGAGCGTATCAATGCGCTGTGCTTTCGATGAACTGCTGTGAGAAGGTTCGGCCACCGGCGTACTCTGCTGTTGCAACTTCAGGCGCAGATCAATCTCGTGCTGCCATTGTTGCACCAACATCACCAGTTCGCGCGGCAGCGAGGGCATAACGGAAGAGTACATGCGCTGCGCTTCACGCCAGCGAGCGGGGTTGGTATCCCAAGCGTACATTGTGGCCCGTACCATCACCGAGCGTGGCGAACTAGTGGTCATACGTTCCGCCACGCGCCGCCGCCACTCGGGGGTCGCCACACGCGCCTGCTGAGAAAACGCCAGCCACTCGGGCAGCATACAGGAGGAGGATTCTAGGTTAGGAACACTGTGCAAAGCACAGGAATTCAAGGACATGCCTGTCGACTGGCATCCTGCCAGAGACGACATGAGGAGAATGACGGCAAGCTTCCAGGTGCTTCGTCTCATAACGTCGTGACTTCCCAGCGTAAGTAAGCAGGGCTAAGAAAAGAATACGCCACCCGTGTCATCACGATGCCGCCCCCACCCTCTTCGCCGAGAGCCGCCAGATCGTCTTCAACAGACATCGCTGCATTCCATTCCTGCCTTTTGTTCGTGATGCCATCATGCGGAGGTGCTGCCGTGAGGACGCGGCAATGACAGTCGGAAACAGACATCCTCATCGGCATCTTCGACCAGTTCCAACCGACCGTTCTGCAGGTGAGCGCTTTCGGCTGCAATGGACAATCCGATGCCAGACCCCTTCAATGGCCCACTTCGGCGCGTCTGTCCCTGATAGAACGGTTCGAACAGATGCGCTTGATCCTGGGCACTGATCTTTTCGCCACTGTTGGCCACCTCGACGATCAGGTGTTCATCAGTGCACCATGCGCGCATCCACAGAAAACCGTTATCTTCGCCATAGGCAATGGTATTAGAAACGAGGTTGTCGATGATGCGGCCCGTGCGCACGCGATCCGCTTCCCAGTAGACGGGTTGGCGTGGCACTTCGACGTGCATGCCTTTGCTTTCAAACGCCAATCGATGCTTGCTCAGCACTTCATGTATCAGTGTGACGACATCGAAACGCGATAGCGTGATGCTTCGATTATGTTGCAATACATTATAATCGAGCAACTGCTCGATCAAAGTCTGCAGCTCCGCACTGCTCTCGTCGATGAGCAGGATGATTTCGCGCTGACGCTTGCCCAGCGGTCCGGCCATGCCGTCGGCCAACAACCCCGTGCCTTCGCGGATCGCGGCCAGCGGCGTCTTCAGCTCGTGGGACATGTGACGCAGGAAACGCTGTTTCTGCGCTTCCAGATCGTCGAGCCGTTCACCCAGCCAATCCAGTCGCTCGCCAAGCCGTACCAGCTCGGCCGGACCTTCGATCGGCGGGTGTTCTTCACGCTGACCACCGCCCAGCGACAGAATGCGCTGTTCGAGCTGCCGGATCGGGTGAGTGATCTTCCAGCTGAAGAAGATGATGGCCACCAGGCTCAGCGATACCAGCAGCGCCAGCTTGAGCATCAGGTCGGCGTAGATAACGCGTGCACGCTCACGGATATGATCAATGCGGGTATCGACACGGTCACGCGTCACCAGCATCTGCGTGTCAACGCTCTCCGAAAACGGCCCAAACTGGGCCAGCTGTGCCCTCACGCGCTGACGATAAGACGGCGCTTCGCGAATACTGCGCGCAGGCACGGCATCGGAGCGGCCGTTTTCAGCGCTGCCACTGCCATCAGGGAAACGACGCAGTCCGTCCAGCTGGCTGCGCAACGTGCCGATCACTTCCGGGGTATCCAAACGCACAGCCTGCTGTTCCAGCAGGTCGCTGAAACGGTCGACGCGCTCACGGTAGGCCGCCAGAATATTGGCATCCTCAAGCACGGCATATTGGCGAGCACTGCGCTCCATCTCCGTCGCGTACGTCATCATCGCCTGCGCTCGCCGCGTATCTTCCACTGCTTGGCGCGCGCTGCTGTCTGCCAGTTCGGACAGTTCCGACAAGGCCTGCCCGGCCTGATAGATCAGCACGATGATCGGCAGCATGGTGACACCGAACCCGAGCAGGACCAGCCTTAGCAGCGAGCGCGACCTGAAGATATCAATGGGTGCAGAAGCCTTGATCATCGTGTTGCATCTCGTCAGAAATAAAGTAGCGATCAGTTCGCGCATGGCAAAGAGGGTTCTCATGCCGCTCCGAACGCACATGAGGCTAGGGTCACACCAAAGGTTTTATCAATACCTTTGAGTTACGCTGCGTATTGTAAGCTGAACGACGCGCTTCCGGCAGCTGATCTATGCCAGCAGGTAAAAATCCATGCTCAAGGAACCAGTGTGCCGTGTGTGTGGTGAGTGCAAATAGCTGTCGAAGTCCCTGCTTGCGCGCGCGCTGCTCAATAGCCTCCAGCAGGCGCGTACCGCGCTCGCCATCACGATACCCTTCATGCACGGCCACGCAGGCAAGTTCGCCGCAGCCTTCCTGAGCATAGCTGTGCAAAGCAGCGCAGCCGATGGTCATTCCGTCGCGGTCGATGACCGTATAGTCACCAATCTGCTGTTCGAGACGTTCACGCGAACGCGGCACCAGTATCTGGCGCTCTTCGAGCGGCCGCAGCAATTCCATCAGACCGGCAATGTCAGCGCTGGTGGCAATACGCAACTGTTCATAGCGCTCTTGGGTGATCATGGTGCCCATCCCATCGCGGGTGAACAGCTCGCCCAGCAGCGCATCTCGATCGTTCCAGTTCAGGATATGGGTACGCTTGACGCCTTTGCGTGCGGCAAGACAGGCCGCTTCCAACTGATGGTGCAGTGATTCGGGCATGCTGACAGCGCTGAGCTGGCGAGCCTGTT harbors:
- a CDS encoding sensor histidine kinase, whose product is MIKASAPIDIFRSRSLLRLVLLGFGVTMLPIIVLIYQAGQALSELSELADSSARQAVEDTRRAQAMMTYATEMERSARQYAVLEDANILAAYRERVDRFSDLLEQQAVRLDTPEVIGTLRSQLDGLRRFPDGSGSAENGRSDAVPARSIREAPSYRQRVRAQLAQFGPFSESVDTQMLVTRDRVDTRIDHIRERARVIYADLMLKLALLVSLSLVAIIFFSWKITHPIRQLEQRILSLGGGQREEHPPIEGPAELVRLGERLDWLGERLDDLEAQKQRFLRHMSHELKTPLAAIREGTGLLADGMAGPLGKRQREIILLIDESSAELQTLIEQLLDYNVLQHNRSITLSRFDVVTLIHEVLSKHRLAFESKGMHVEVPRQPVYWEADRVRTGRIIDNLVSNTIAYGEDNGFLWMRAWCTDEHLIVEVANSGEKISAQDQAHLFEPFYQGQTRRSGPLKGSGIGLSIAAESAHLQNGRLELVEDADEDVCFRLSLPRPHGSTSA